One window of Atribacter laminatus genomic DNA carries:
- a CDS encoding DUF305 domain-containing protein, giving the protein MMKIKNKFISLLLSIFLVFLLIGGAFAQTNHGDEEMEHGTGMMVNIPGEELNVKFLSMMIAHHEGAVEMSQYVIPLAKDPQVLSWAESIINNQKEEIALMKSWITEWVANDTSAQTTMAHEMETMLKLLQEATNPERAFVELMVDHHLSAIEMAIPILMQGEDPKLLNLARDIIATQTEEIYQFRLWLIKLNNY; this is encoded by the coding sequence ATGATGAAGATTAAAAATAAATTTATTTCTCTATTATTAAGCATTTTCTTGGTTTTTCTTCTCATTGGTGGAGCTTTTGCCCAAACCAATCATGGCGATGAAGAGATGGAACATGGAACCGGTATGATGGTTAATATTCCCGGAGAAGAGTTGAATGTAAAGTTTTTATCGATGATGATCGCCCATCATGAGGGAGCAGTGGAAATGAGCCAGTATGTTATTCCTCTTGCTAAAGACCCGCAGGTTCTCAGCTGGGCAGAGTCGATTATTAATAATCAGAAAGAAGAAATCGCCCTCATGAAGAGTTGGATTACTGAATGGGTTGCAAATGATACCTCAGCTCAAACAACAATGGCACATGAAATGGAAACCATGCTCAAACTCCTTCAAGAAGCTACCAATCCTGAGCGTGCTTTCGTTGAACTCATGGTCGATCACCATCTGAGTGCGATTGAGATGGCAATTCCAATCCTTATGCAGGGGGAGGATCCAAAACTTCTCAATTTAGCCCGGGATATCATAGCTACCCAAACCGAGGAGATCTACCAGTTCCGACTTTGGCTTATCAAACTGAACAACTATTGA
- a CDS encoding SHOCT domain-containing protein — protein sequence MRYKIIWLALMFVISGIIPREAFAYDRYRYPGWGWPHMMSWDWMSWRWGGMFGIGLLALIVILALIFVVFQRYRISPEPVKRTGDTPMEVLQKRYAKGEISRDEFLKIKEDLKE from the coding sequence ATGAGATATAAAATAATATGGTTAGCGTTAATGTTTGTAATCTCCGGAATAATCCCCAGAGAAGCTTTTGCTTATGACAGATACCGATATCCAGGATGGGGTTGGCCACATATGATGTCCTGGGATTGGATGAGTTGGAGGTGGGGTGGCATGTTTGGAATAGGACTATTAGCATTGATCGTTATCTTAGCTTTGATATTCGTGGTGTTTCAACGTTATCGGATTTCACCCGAGCCGGTGAAACGAACGGGTGATACCCCTATGGAGGTTTTACAGAAACGGTATGCCAAAGGAGAAATTTCACGGGACGAATTTCTGAAGATAAAAGAGGATTTGAAAGAATAG